The nucleotide window ACCATGATGAGCGCCGGATTGATGGCAATCACCACGTAATCCATCAGCGTTGGTTTTAATCGACGAGACATGGTTACCCAAACTTTCCAAGCCGACGGCTTTGCCGTCGATTGATCGACGCCCAAGGCGTCGGCTTGGGCTCAAAAATCAACTTAAACTTCACCTCAACGCCATTTGCCGACACACGTCGGTCACAGACGCTTCATTCTGCAAATGTTGTACGCTAATGCCGCTGGCCGTGAGTGTGGCGGCGGCAATGCCGAATTCATAATCGTCGTAAAAATTCAAAATCGCGGTTACGGCGTAGCCGCGCTTGTGCAGCATTTGCAGCGCCAAAATGGTTGCTTCGCTGGCCGTGGGCAAAATCGCCACTACGGTGGCATCGCGCGGCATCCGACTAATCGTTTCCGCAACCAGATGGGCGAAATCGAACCCATCCGTTAATTCGGCCCGAGCCAGCGTTTGCAAAATTTGCATCAATTGCTCCGGCCCACGCCGCGTGGGAATCACCAGCGGCTGCAGCCGATCGCTCTTTTCCCGCATGCCGGCGGCTATGCGAGCGGCGCTGCGCGTGCGGTAATCGTCGCTGCGCCATCCTTCCTGCCGAATACGGTCCGCCGCATCGCGCCCATTGCTAATCAGCCCGATTTGCTGCCCCATTTCATACACCGCATTGGCCAGCGAAGCCGCCGCCGTAATGGCCAATTCCGAACGATACGGCTCATCCTTCGCCGCATACGACGCCTGATGAAAATCCAACAGCAGCGTCGCCCCGGCAATCGTCGACGCTTCGTACACCTTGCTGTGCAATACGCCCGTGCGCGCCGTCGCCCGCCAATGCACGCGGTTCAGCGGGTCGCCCGCCTCATACCTCCGCACGCCGCCAATGCGCGTGGGATCTTCGTACAGCCGATGCTGCAAGCGAATTTCGCCAATCGGCCGCCGCGAGGCAATGTCGTAGCCCGAAAGTGGAATCACCTGTGGGTGCACCAGCAAAAAATGCGGCTCCGTCGCCACCCGATATCGCCGATGCAGCCCGAACAAATCGCCCGTTTCCATCACCAGCGGCCCAATCTGATAATATCCCCGCCGATTGCACTGCAGCGTGTACAGTAAAATGCCTTTGCCGCGGCTGCGCAGCATCAGCAGTTGAATGCGCCGGCCTTCGACGCCCAAATT belongs to Pirellulales bacterium and includes:
- a CDS encoding DUF58 domain-containing protein; this translates as MRWFAGAILILLFSLAFGLGLLAYAMYALVGIMLASRVLSRVWIESLAAQRECNRLSASIGDRVAVNINVQNRGVLPIAWLLMEDLLPIAALIYKPPNLGVEGRRIQLLMLRSRGKGILLYTLQCNRRGYYQIGPLVMETGDLFGLHRRYRVATEPHFLLVHPQVIPLSGYDIASRRPIGEIRLQHRLYEDPTRIGGVRRYEAGDPLNRVHWRATARTGVLHSKVYEASTIAGATLLLDFHQASYAAKDEPYRSELAITAAASLANAVYEMGQQIGLISNGRDAADRIRQEGWRSDDYRTRSAARIAAGMREKSDRLQPLVIPTRRGPEQLMQILQTLARAELTDGFDFAHLVAETISRMPRDATVVAILPTASEATILALQMLHKRGYAVTAILNFYDDYEFGIAAATLTASGISVQHLQNEASVTDVCRQMALR